A DNA window from Euwallacea fornicatus isolate EFF26 chromosome 17, ASM4011564v1, whole genome shotgun sequence contains the following coding sequences:
- the LOC136344354 gene encoding pyrimidodiazepine synthase-like: MNSPHLKKGSKEPPGPTQGKLRLYSNRFCPYSQRVILVLDAKKIAYDVVNINLYSKPDWYYDKSPFGKVPAIELENGDVIYESLIIADYLDEKYRANILHSSDPLQKAKDRLLIEQFNRVVNTMTKVLSSIGKVSLADDEVVANGLSSFERELSNRGTLFFGGTKPGMLDLMIWPWCERAEILKIFGNANLLKKDKYKKLLEWCKRMTHEAIVKRSMMDSDMHIKYLQSYRAGRPDYDMILDSSF, encoded by the exons atgaacaGTCCGCATTTAAAAAAGG GCTCCAAAGAGCCTCCAGGCCCCACACAAGGGAAATTGCGCCTTTACAGCAACAGGTTCTGTCCTTACTCTCAAAGAGTAATATTGGTACTggatgcaaaaaaaattgc GTATGATGTAGTCAACATAAACCTCTATAGCAAACCGGACTGGTATTACGATAAAAGCCCCTTTGGCAAAGTTCCAGCCATAGAACTGGAAAACGGAGATGTCATCTATGAAAGCTTAATTATAGCCGATTATTTAGACGAAAAGTACAGGGCAAACATCTTGCACAGCAGTGATCCCCTTCAAAAGGCCAAAGACAGGCTGTTGATAGAGCAATTTAACAGG GTGGTCAATACAATGACGAAAGTCCTTAGTAGTATTGGTAAAGTAAGTTTGGCCGACGACGAAGTGGTGGCGAATGGATTATCCAGCTTTGAAAGAGAGCTGTCCAACAGGGGAACTCTGTTCTTTGGGGGTACTAAGCCGGGAATGCTCGATTTAATGATCTGGCCCTGGTGCGAGAGGGcagaaatcttgaaaatatttggaaatgccaatttactaaaaaaagacaaatataaaaaattg ttgGAGTGGTGTAAAAGAATGACGCATGAAGCGATCGTTAAACGCAGCATGATGGACTCAGACATGCACATCAAATATTTGCAGTCTTACAGAGCGGGCAGGCCTGACTATGACATGATTTTAGACTCTTCATTTTGA
- the Pfdn1 gene encoding prefoldin subunit 1 produces the protein MPKVDLELKKAFSELQEKKIETEQKLRISAIQIEALKRAKQHALITEREISALEPSTRTYESVGRMFVLTPKEVVGENIKKKQSNAEEKIKNFEGQVQYLENSLKDATNSLRELVQQKKES, from the exons atgcccaAAGTAGATTTAGAACTAAAAAAG GCGTTCTCGGAACTGCAGGAAAAGAAAATCGAAACCGAGCAAAAGCTGCGAATCTCAGCAATTCAGATAGAAGCCTTGAAAAGGGCAAAGCAACACGCTCTTATCACTGAAAG GGAAATTTCAGCGCTAGAGCCTTCTACTAGGACTTATGAGTCAGTAGGGCGAATGTTTGTGCTTACACCTAAAGAGGTGGTAGGAGAAAACATAAAGAAGAAACAGTCTAAtgctgaagaaaaaataaaaaattttgagggCCAAGTGCAGTATTTGGAGAATTCATTGAAAGATGCTACAAATAGCTTGAGGGAACTCGTGCAGCAAAAAAAAGAgtcttga